The window GTTTTCAAAACATCCGGTTTAAAGATTGCAAACTAAGCGGACTAAACTTTGGCAAAGCCCGCGACTTTCTGTTCGAAGTATACTTCGAGAACTGCATTTTAGATAACGCCATCTTTTACAAAAAGAAAAACAAAAAAGGCCGGTTTACCGATTGCTCCATGACAGAGACCGACCTCACCGAAGCTGATTTAACAGAAGCTAAATTCATCAACTGTAACCTTAACCGGGCCTTTTTCAGCCGCACCATATTGAAGGGGGCCGACCTGCGCAGTTCCTACAATTACACCATCGACCCCGATGATAATATGATAAAAAAAGCCATGTTCTCGCTCCACGGCCTCCCTGGCCTGCTGGCCAAATACGATATTAAAATTGAGGGATAATATTCTGGCAGATATTTAGTTATATGTATTCTTCAGGATAAACCTTATGCGAAAAATTGTACTGCTTGTTGGATTATTGGCAGCCTGTTTTGTGGCGGCGGCGCAAGAGATTGAGATTGCCTGCGATAAATTCAATAGCTTCAATAACGAAGTGTTAAAAACACCAACAACAAAGGCCTTAGCAGCCCAACAGTTCAAAGAACTGATTGGCCACATTCAACACGCACTGATAATACGTAGCGAGGTTAGGATAAGCGAGCCTGCATGGATTTTTCCTTTACAGGGTTATAACTATCACGCCGTAGGTGGCAATGGTAATGGCTATTTTGACAAAGGATATCGTTACATCGATGGCAATAAACACGCTGCCCACCCAGCGCACGATATTTTTATTAACGATAGAAACCAGGATTGTATAGATGACCATACCAAAAAACCAGTAAATGTGGTGGCGGCAGACGAAGGCATTGTTATTGCCTGTAGTAATGAATGGGAGCCGGCAAGCAGTTTGCGTGGAGGCAAGTACATTTGGATATATCACAACTATTCTGGAGTAATTACCTACTACGCGCACAACAGCGCAATCTTTGTAAAACCCGGACAGGAAGTTAAACCCGGCCAAAAAATAGCCGAGGTTGGCCGCACCGGTTACAATGCTTATAAAAAACGCTCGCCAACACATTTGCATTTTTCGGCGTTCAGGCTGGTTGATGATATCCCGGTGCCCTTTAACCCTTATCAGCAATTAAAAAAAGCTAAAACATTATGAAAGCGATTTTAATGCTCATAATACTGGGGTTGATGAACAGCCTTGTAAAAACTGACAATGTAACAACCCGTTTTAAACCTCCCACAGGTTATAAACAATCGGCCGCTACGGCCGGAAGTTTCGGCGCCTGGCTGCAGGCTGTCCCATTGAAACCTAATGGATCGCAGTGCCTTACCTACCAGGGCAAGGTGGCACGTACCGAAGCTTATACAGCGGGCATAGTTGATTTGAGCGTTGGTAAATACGACCTGCAGCAATGTGCAGATGCCGTAATGCGCCTGCGCGGCGAGTACCTGTACAGCCAGAAGAGGTACAATGAAATATCCTTCAACTTTACCAGTGGTTTCCGCTGCGATTTTGTGCATTATGCCAATGGTTACCGTTACAGTAATGATCATTGGATACTTAAAGCCAAAAAAGATTATGGCTACGATAACTTCGTGCGGTACATGACCCTGGTATTTAGCTATGCCGGCACCCTATCGCTACAAAAAGAGTTGAAAACCGTAAGCAATCCCTCAACCTTAAAAACCGGCGATGTATTTATAAAAGGCGGTTCGCCGGGGCATTGTTTTATAGTAATGAACGTGGTAGAAGATGCGGCCCACCATAAAAAATTCCTGCTGGCGCAAAGCTATATGCCTGCGCAAAGCATCCAACTGCTCCAATACCAGGAAAACCCCTGGTTTAGCCTTGATGAACCAGCCTATATCCTATATGGCGAACTGGTAAGTCCGGAATATTTAAAACGTTTTGAGTGATCCTGGTCATTTATTAAACTATATCGTGCTTGTACATTTGCATGTATAGTTAACCAATAATGATCATGAGAGAGTTTTTTATAAACGGCCTGCACGTTTTTGTTATTGTAGTGATAAGTGGCTTCGTCATTTTGGGCAACATGGCATTATCGGGTAAATTCGATCATTGGGACTCGCGTTTTATCAAAAAAGCCCAACATATGTTCAATCGTTTAAGACGTTACTTTGACCGGAAACACTCCAGGCAACAAGACGAAAATATCAATGCCCGCCGTGAGCACCATGCACATCACGAAACGCATACCAATGACGATCAAACTATTGAATAGCAAACGATTGCCATCATAACAGGTAAGATAATTTGCAAAAACTGTCATCCTGAGTGGTAAAATTTGGCGAAACTCTGAAGGGAGAATGACATCGTAAAAAGGGCTGTCGTGGTGAGCCTGTCGAACCATAGCGGGCAAAGGCCTCACCGCGAGACCCTTCGACAGGCTCAGCGTGACAGGTCTGCGCACCTCGAACCTACCTATGACATGTTGTTAATACCTCTTTGTCATTCTGAGTGACCATCAGATAAGCTGGGAAAAAACAGTGATGACGTTTGTGAAATAACATTTATAAAACCCGTCATTATAAACGAAGTGAAGAACTATTTCTTGAACGAAGTGAAAAATCTGTTAACCGACATACATCGCCGACGGAAAAGTTCGCGAATAGATCCTTCACTACGTTCGGGATGACAGTTCTCTTATTGTATGTCATTCCCCCTCCAGGATTTCACGAAATTTTACCACTCAGGATGACAGTCGTTTATTTTGAACATTATCTTTAGCAATAGATTTCAAAACTATCTTTTCTCCACCCTATCATAAAACCCGCCAAAGCTGTTATTTTTAACAGCCTCTTCGTTAAAAAAATCGCCGGGGAAACCTAATTCAATGGCGCTGGCATCACTCAGGCGTTTCATCTGATCGGCGTTTAAAACCACATCAACGGTTTTTAAATTATCAAGCAGCTGATTTACCTTGGTTGCCCCCACAATGGGGATGCACGAAAAATATTGCTGGCGGGTCCAGTTCAGGGCAACGTGGCTTTCAGATACGCCCAGTTCGGCCGCAACTTCCATTACTACTTTTGTAATCTTTTCGGCGCGGGCATTCAGCCGGTTACTTTCGGGTTTTATGCGGCCTTTATCGCCTTTCAAATATTTACCGGTAAGCGCACCTCCGGCAAGCGGGGCCCATGGTGTAACCGTCATCCCAAAATGTTTGGCCATGGGTATCAACTCGCGCTCGGCAGTGCGGGCCAACAGGCTGTACTCAACCTGTAAAGCTATAAACTGGCTCCAGCCCATCAGTTCGGCAAGGGTATTGCCTTTGGCTACTACCCAGGCGGGCGTATCGCTTATGGCGGCATAAGTAATTTTGCCTTGTTTTATCAGGTCGTCCATAGCGCGCAGCACCTCGTCAATGGGGGTAATATTATCCCATATGTGCAGGTATAAAACATCAATAAAATCAGTTTTAAGGCGTTTCAGACTTTCCTCTACGCTGCGCATCATGTTTTTACGGTTGTTTCCCGATGCATTGGGATTGGTTACGTTATCCTTTAAGGTATACTTTGTTGCCAGCACAAAATAATCCCGGTCGTGATTACTTATATAATCGCCTATGATCTTTTCGCTGGTGCCCAGCTTGTAAACATTGGCGGTATCCAAAAAATTGCCTCCCGCGTTGGCATAGGCATCCATAATGGCAAAACTGGTTGCCGCATCCGCACCCCAGCCGCCTTCGGTGCCAAAACCCATAGTGCCCAGGCACAGTTCAGAAACTTTAAGGCCCGACCGGCCGAGTAATTTGTAGTTCATAGGAGCCCCCTCTATATCTCCCCCGGTAGGGGAGACTTTTATTTTTTAGTTTATTGATTTTACCAATTAGCCCCCAAACACCAAGTAAGAAAATTTAAAGCCCTCCCTACCGGGGAGGGTTTGGGTGGGGCAAAACAATAACAAAGGTGCTTTGTAATATTAAACAATACAAATGTATTACCATGAAAATTATAACACTCCACTCCCCCATTCATATCCACGAGTTATTTAACATATTGCAGCATAAGCTTAACGCGCTTTTTCAAGAACGCAGGCAGGTTGATATTAATTTTACCATTAGCGGCCATAATGATGTTATTGAGATAAGCCAGCATGATTTATATGACGGCGTTTTGTTTAAACTTGAAATAGTTGGCCAGGAACTGCATATCACCCGTAACGAACATTATGTTGATGATGTAAACTCCCTGACGGTAGAATCTATCCTGAACGACCTTTTTGCCGATGTGGCAGGCAAACGGGGCACCGACCTTGTACAAGAGGGCTGAGCAAAAATTTGAAATATAATTTTTAGCTTTAACAGAAAAACTACCTATGCGTAATATATGGTATCTGTTGATCTGTTTTTTATTAACATCGGTCAGCCTGAACGCGCAAGCGCCTGTTAAAGCCAAAACCCCGGCCCCAGCGCCTTTGCGCGGCGAGCCGGTTATTATTAACCGCGATACCTTGCTTAAATTGTATACAGGGCAGGGCCTGTTTAACGTACAGGAACGTGCCGCCATAGTTACCAAACGAATAGAGGCCCTTGTAGCGCGGATGGATTTTAATCCGGATTCGCTCACGCTAAAAGACGATAGTACGTTATCGGTTATTTATTACAACTCGCAAATTGTAATGGCCGTAAATAACCAGGACGCTACTTTTACCGAACTCAACCGCCCGCAACTTGCCGCCAGCTATTTACACATCCTTAAACAAAAACTGGGTAATTACTTTACCAATAACGGTACACAACAGGTAGTGGTTAATATTTTAGAAGCCATAGCTGTTATTGTATTGTTAATAGCGCTGATATGGGCACTATTTAAAGCTTCGCGATGGCTAAAGCTGAAACTATTAAGGGCCTGGGAAACCCGGATGGATAAACTGGCGTCGGCCGGTGCCCCCGTAGTGTATGCCCACCGGCTGCTGCCCGTTATTACAGGCGTGCTGCGCATAGCGCGCATTATTGTTATTATTTTGCTGGTGTACCTTGCATTACCTGTACTGTTTTATATTTTCCCTTCGTCAAAACCCATTTCGGTACAGTTGCTTGGCTATGTGGTTACGCCGTTTAAAAGCATATTGCTTGC is drawn from Mucilaginibacter ginsenosidivorax and contains these coding sequences:
- a CDS encoding aldo/keto reductase, giving the protein MNYKLLGRSGLKVSELCLGTMGFGTEGGWGADAATSFAIMDAYANAGGNFLDTANVYKLGTSEKIIGDYISNHDRDYFVLATKYTLKDNVTNPNASGNNRKNMMRSVEESLKRLKTDFIDVLYLHIWDNITPIDEVLRAMDDLIKQGKITYAAISDTPAWVVAKGNTLAELMGWSQFIALQVEYSLLARTAERELIPMAKHFGMTVTPWAPLAGGALTGKYLKGDKGRIKPESNRLNARAEKITKVVMEVAAELGVSESHVALNWTRQQYFSCIPIVGATKVNQLLDNLKTVDVVLNADQMKRLSDASAIELGFPGDFFNEEAVKNNSFGGFYDRVEKR
- a CDS encoding pentapeptide repeat-containing protein translates to MHYEDETFTKAPAAQLTGRNHTYENCKFISCDLSHANLYGLVFIDCVFDGCNLALADATDTGFQNIRFKDCKLSGLNFGKARDFLFEVYFENCILDNAIFYKKKNKKGRFTDCSMTETDLTEADLTEAKFINCNLNRAFFSRTILKGADLRSSYNYTIDPDDNMIKKAMFSLHGLPGLLAKYDIKIEG
- a CDS encoding M23 family metallopeptidase, with product MRKIVLLVGLLAACFVAAAQEIEIACDKFNSFNNEVLKTPTTKALAAQQFKELIGHIQHALIIRSEVRISEPAWIFPLQGYNYHAVGGNGNGYFDKGYRYIDGNKHAAHPAHDIFINDRNQDCIDDHTKKPVNVVAADEGIVIACSNEWEPASSLRGGKYIWIYHNYSGVITYYAHNSAIFVKPGQEVKPGQKIAEVGRTGYNAYKKRSPTHLHFSAFRLVDDIPVPFNPYQQLKKAKTL
- a CDS encoding DUF4846 domain-containing protein, whose product is MKAILMLIILGLMNSLVKTDNVTTRFKPPTGYKQSAATAGSFGAWLQAVPLKPNGSQCLTYQGKVARTEAYTAGIVDLSVGKYDLQQCADAVMRLRGEYLYSQKRYNEISFNFTSGFRCDFVHYANGYRYSNDHWILKAKKDYGYDNFVRYMTLVFSYAGTLSLQKELKTVSNPSTLKTGDVFIKGGSPGHCFIVMNVVEDAAHHKKFLLAQSYMPAQSIQLLQYQENPWFSLDEPAYILYGELVSPEYLKRFE